The following are encoded together in the Acidobacteriota bacterium genome:
- the pssA gene encoding CDP-diacylglycerol--serine O-phosphatidyltransferase, translating into MNWKPRKPRPLRAGAYVIPSLFTTANMLLGFYALLAGLEGQFQAAVLMLFAAACLDTLDGRIARLTGTASPFGREYDSLADLVSFGLAPALLCYLWGLHELGRVGFAAPAVYLLCNAARLARFNVSRRTADPAYFIGLPAPAAAGAIGSILFFVDTRGDSFLFQIVVLSALVVVGLLAVSTFRYVSFKEIDFRRRRSFRVVLVIASIAVLALIHIGVFFLVGAASYALSGPTAWLARRLRRRRRAIRLRAATLRGR; encoded by the coding sequence ATGAACTGGAAGCCGCGCAAACCGAGACCGTTGCGGGCCGGGGCCTACGTGATCCCCAGCCTCTTCACGACCGCGAACATGCTGCTCGGCTTCTACGCTCTGCTGGCAGGTCTCGAGGGGCAGTTCCAGGCCGCCGTGCTGATGCTCTTCGCCGCGGCCTGCCTCGACACGCTGGACGGCCGGATAGCCCGCCTGACCGGAACCGCGAGCCCCTTCGGCCGGGAGTACGACTCGCTGGCCGACCTCGTCTCCTTCGGCCTGGCCCCGGCGTTGCTCTGCTACCTCTGGGGGCTCCACGAGCTCGGGCGCGTGGGCTTCGCGGCGCCGGCCGTCTACCTGCTCTGCAACGCCGCCCGCCTGGCCCGCTTCAACGTCAGCCGCCGCACGGCCGACCCCGCCTACTTCATCGGGCTGCCGGCGCCCGCCGCCGCGGGGGCGATCGGCTCGATTCTCTTCTTTGTCGACACGCGGGGCGACTCCTTTCTGTTCCAGATCGTCGTTCTGTCCGCGCTGGTCGTGGTCGGCCTGCTCGCTGTCTCCACCTTCCGCTACGTCAGCTTCAAGGAGATCGACTTCCGCCGCCGCCGGAGTTTCCGGGTAGTTCTCGTCATCGCCTCGATCGCCGTGCTGGCGCTGATCCATATCGGTGTCTTCTTCCTGGTCGGCGCGGCCAGCTACGCGCTCTCCGGACCGACCGCCTGGCTCGCTCGCCGCCTCAGGCGACGCCGCCGGGCGATCCGTCTTCGCGCTGCTACGCTCCGCGGCCGAT
- a CDS encoding phosphatidylserine decarboxylase — MRFAREAWPFVLPFLAAAAVLWPLGWHVAAGTMAVLGVLVLLFFRDPTRNYEGPPDVVLSPAEGTVMAVEVITDSALGDEAWRRISIFLSVFNVHTQKTPVEGVVIGSIATPGKKLPAFRKEAGDVNENHLTLLRRPQGDLIAVRQIAGLVARRVVAHVQAGQRVIQGEPLGLIKFGSRVDVFVPLSYDPLVEKGQRVISGETPLAMPTDPSTPPPEDLPVRRPAVRTGDES, encoded by the coding sequence ATGAGATTCGCCCGGGAGGCCTGGCCGTTCGTGCTGCCGTTCCTCGCCGCGGCGGCCGTCCTATGGCCCCTTGGCTGGCACGTAGCCGCGGGCACGATGGCCGTCCTCGGCGTCCTGGTCCTCCTCTTCTTCCGCGACCCCACGCGGAACTACGAGGGACCGCCCGACGTCGTCCTTTCTCCCGCCGAGGGAACGGTGATGGCCGTGGAGGTGATCACCGACAGCGCCCTCGGGGACGAAGCCTGGCGGCGCATCTCGATCTTCCTGTCCGTCTTCAACGTCCATACGCAGAAGACGCCGGTCGAGGGCGTGGTGATCGGCAGCATCGCGACGCCTGGGAAGAAGCTCCCCGCCTTCCGCAAGGAGGCGGGCGACGTGAACGAGAACCACCTCACCCTGCTGCGCCGGCCCCAGGGCGATCTCATCGCGGTGCGCCAGATCGCCGGTCTCGTGGCCCGACGCGTGGTTGCCCATGTCCAGGCCGGCCAGCGCGTGATCCAGGGCGAGCCCCTTGGCCTGATCAAGTTCGGCTCCCGCGTCGACGTGTTCGTGCCGCTGTCCTACGACCCCCTGGTTGAGAAGGGCCAGCGCGTGATCTCCGGCGAAACGCCGCTCGCCATGCCCACGGACCCGTCCACGCCGCCGCCGGAGGACCTTCCGGTCCGGCGACCCGCCGTCCGAACCGGAGACGAATCATGA
- a CDS encoding YdcH family protein produces MSDDAVKEELLAQEGEFKKLYEEHQACESQLEELVGRPVLSPTDQSEAKRIKLHKLALKDRMESIIRSHALQAAS; encoded by the coding sequence ATGAGCGATGACGCAGTCAAGGAAGAACTTCTGGCGCAGGAGGGCGAGTTCAAGAAGCTCTACGAAGAGCATCAGGCCTGTGAGAGTCAACTCGAAGAACTGGTCGGCCGCCCCGTCCTCTCGCCGACGGATCAGTCCGAGGCCAAGCGCATCAAGCTCCACAAGCTCGCTCTCAAGGACCGCATGGAGTCGATCATCCGGTCCCACGCCCTTCAAGCAGCCAGCTAG
- the tsaB gene encoding tRNA (adenosine(37)-N6)-threonylcarbamoyltransferase complex dimerization subunit type 1 TsaB codes for MASGPLLAFDTGSAVVSVALALPDRVDTLATPQGRSSRELIAMIDELLARAGLEAEDLAGIGAARGPGSFTGLRVGLATAIGLHQASGVRAGAVSTFEVLAGHYAERAAAPEPVVLAVVDAHRDRWFAQRVLLRANGTPQVDGPAEIMSRTDLNRTAIPLVGHGAAALEVPAGAVEAKELAPSMLHLMQSGDFRWDPSTLVEPLYLRPPATSPPKLVRSKQAPRKATERPRREARTE; via the coding sequence ATGGCTTCCGGGCCGCTGCTCGCGTTCGACACCGGTTCGGCCGTCGTCAGCGTGGCGCTCGCTCTTCCCGACCGGGTCGACACGCTCGCCACGCCTCAGGGCCGTTCGTCGCGCGAACTCATCGCGATGATCGACGAGTTACTGGCCCGCGCGGGTCTCGAAGCCGAGGACCTGGCAGGGATCGGGGCAGCCAGGGGACCGGGCAGCTTTACCGGCCTGCGGGTTGGACTGGCCACCGCGATCGGCCTGCACCAGGCCTCCGGAGTGCGCGCGGGCGCGGTCTCGACCTTCGAGGTCCTGGCCGGTCACTACGCCGAGCGCGCGGCAGCGCCGGAGCCAGTGGTGCTGGCGGTCGTCGATGCGCATCGGGACCGCTGGTTCGCACAGCGCGTGCTGCTGAGAGCGAACGGCACGCCCCAGGTCGACGGGCCGGCTGAGATCATGAGTCGGACCGATCTCAACCGGACCGCTATTCCTCTCGTCGGCCACGGCGCGGCCGCGCTTGAGGTTCCGGCCGGTGCGGTCGAAGCGAAGGAGCTTGCCCCGAGCATGCTGCACCTGATGCAAAGCGGTGACTTTCGCTGGGATCCCTCGACGCTCGTCGAACCTCTCTACCTGCGCCCGCCCGCGACGAGCCCGCCCAAGCTGGTACGCTCGAAGCAAGCTCCGCGGAAGGCCACCGAACGACCACGAAGGGAGGCGCGCACCGAATGA
- the mutS gene encoding DNA mismatch repair protein MutS, producing MLRHYLTVKADYPDAILLYRMGDFFELFFEDATTAAPVLDVALTARQKGTASEAPMCGVPHHAVDSYIARLLDAGYKVAVCDQVEDPAQARGLVRREVTRIVTPGTISDLEMLDQNRPNYLAGIRFNGGAGAGAFLDVSTGEFFVRRWPDAAFAVDDLERLAPREVLTCGADFERGGADPAGQLPAWIDRAGVPHTAVDSSDALRSASAERALRRQFQVDNLRGFGLVEGEAAVAAAALVLEYARSAARSDIDHVTGLEVQHDDRCVVVDDTTLRNLEVFRHLQHQGGRTLVDVLDLTLTGPGARALRRWLSRPLREAGALEERHDAVDVLLRNISLRESLRSRFRGMADLERLTSRLVLGRITPREAAALRDTLRDAPPTLAAVAGLDADLLARMATTDALPGLRARFDATLAEAPGSLSDGGVIATGVDPELDRLRSLARDGKEHMAALEAGEREATGIPSLKVGYNRVFGYYLEVRKTQQERVPDRYVRRQTLTNAERYVTEDLKTLEQQILGAESGQLALEQELFESLRAEAAREAPRLLALAAALARLDCLIALAEAAGRYDYVRPRMLAAAGRIDIREGRHPVVERSTAAIRGASGFVPNDVCLDRDREQIILLTGPNMGGKSTYLRQTALIVLMAHAGCFVPAGSAEIGLVDRVFTRVGASDDLARGESTFMVEMVETANILRHATPDSLVVLDEVGRGTSTYDGLSLAWAIIERLHEHNGSLALFATHYHELTGLPATLARVRNSRMAVKEWQDQILFLHRVAEGRADKSYGLHVARLAGVPREVVERAAAVLSNIESQQYGFSGRPRVVDGASGAPPSPGADQLALWGGEDEAVIEALKTVDVDQLTPVAALNLLQTLQSRLGVKR from the coding sequence ATGCTCCGGCACTACCTGACGGTCAAGGCCGACTACCCGGACGCGATTCTGCTCTACCGGATGGGCGACTTCTTCGAGCTGTTCTTCGAGGACGCCACGACCGCCGCACCGGTACTCGATGTCGCCCTCACCGCGCGGCAGAAGGGAACCGCCAGCGAGGCCCCGATGTGCGGGGTGCCCCACCACGCGGTCGACTCCTACATCGCCAGGCTGCTCGACGCGGGCTACAAGGTCGCCGTGTGCGATCAGGTCGAGGATCCGGCGCAGGCCCGGGGGCTGGTGCGCCGGGAGGTCACGCGGATCGTGACGCCGGGAACGATCAGCGACCTGGAGATGCTCGATCAGAACCGGCCGAACTACCTTGCCGGGATCCGCTTCAACGGCGGGGCGGGCGCCGGTGCGTTCCTGGACGTCTCGACCGGCGAGTTCTTCGTGCGCCGCTGGCCGGACGCTGCGTTCGCGGTGGACGATCTCGAACGGCTCGCGCCGCGTGAGGTTCTCACGTGCGGCGCGGACTTCGAGAGGGGTGGCGCCGACCCAGCCGGTCAGCTTCCGGCCTGGATCGACCGTGCCGGAGTTCCGCATACGGCGGTCGACAGCTCGGACGCGCTGCGCTCAGCCTCCGCCGAGCGCGCCCTGCGCCGGCAGTTCCAGGTCGACAACCTGCGCGGCTTTGGTCTGGTCGAGGGTGAGGCCGCGGTTGCAGCGGCCGCCCTCGTGCTGGAGTACGCACGTAGCGCCGCCAGATCGGACATAGATCACGTAACGGGTCTCGAGGTTCAGCACGACGACCGTTGCGTGGTGGTGGATGACACGACGCTGCGCAACCTGGAGGTCTTTCGGCACCTCCAGCACCAGGGCGGACGGACTCTCGTCGACGTGCTCGACCTCACGCTCACGGGGCCCGGCGCCCGCGCCCTGCGGCGCTGGCTGAGCCGGCCGCTCCGGGAAGCGGGCGCCCTGGAGGAGCGCCACGACGCGGTCGACGTGCTGCTCCGGAACATCTCGCTGCGGGAGTCGCTTCGCTCCCGATTCAGGGGCATGGCCGATCTGGAGCGGCTGACGTCGAGGCTGGTCCTGGGCCGGATCACTCCGCGCGAGGCGGCGGCCCTCCGAGACACGCTGCGCGACGCTCCTCCCACACTCGCGGCGGTGGCGGGGCTGGATGCCGACCTCCTCGCACGCATGGCAACGACCGACGCGCTGCCCGGGCTGCGAGCGAGGTTCGATGCAACACTTGCGGAGGCACCGGGCTCGCTGAGCGACGGTGGCGTGATCGCAACCGGCGTCGATCCGGAACTCGACCGACTCCGGTCCCTGGCGCGGGACGGCAAGGAGCACATGGCGGCCCTCGAGGCCGGGGAGCGGGAGGCGACGGGGATCCCTTCGCTGAAGGTCGGCTACAACCGCGTCTTCGGCTACTACCTGGAGGTCCGCAAGACCCAGCAGGAGCGGGTTCCCGACCGCTACGTGCGTCGGCAGACCCTGACCAACGCCGAACGCTATGTCACGGAGGATCTGAAGACGCTGGAACAGCAGATCCTGGGCGCCGAGAGCGGCCAGCTTGCGCTGGAACAGGAGCTCTTCGAGTCGCTCCGGGCCGAGGCCGCCCGGGAAGCCCCGCGCCTGCTTGCCCTGGCAGCCGCCTTGGCCCGGCTCGACTGTCTGATCGCACTGGCGGAGGCCGCGGGCCGCTACGACTACGTCCGACCGCGGATGCTGGCCGCGGCCGGCAGGATCGACATCCGCGAAGGCCGCCATCCCGTGGTCGAACGATCGACGGCGGCCATCCGCGGCGCTTCCGGTTTCGTACCGAACGACGTGTGCCTTGATCGGGACCGGGAGCAGATCATCCTGCTGACCGGTCCCAACATGGGCGGCAAGTCGACCTATCTCAGGCAGACCGCGCTGATCGTGTTGATGGCTCACGCGGGGTGCTTCGTGCCCGCCGGGAGCGCCGAGATCGGTCTGGTCGACCGGGTCTTCACCCGTGTCGGCGCCAGCGATGACCTGGCTCGCGGCGAATCGACCTTCATGGTCGAGATGGTCGAGACCGCGAACATCCTGCGTCACGCGACGCCTGACAGCCTGGTCGTCCTGGACGAGGTCGGCCGGGGCACATCGACCTACGACGGTCTTTCCCTGGCGTGGGCCATCATCGAACGCCTGCACGAGCACAACGGCTCGCTGGCGCTCTTCGCCACCCATTACCACGAACTCACCGGCCTGCCGGCGACGCTTGCGCGGGTCAGGAACTCGCGGATGGCGGTGAAGGAGTGGCAGGACCAGATCCTGTTCCTTCACAGGGTCGCGGAAGGCCGCGCCGACAAGTCCTACGGTCTGCACGTGGCGCGTCTGGCCGGTGTGCCTCGGGAGGTCGTCGAGCGCGCTGCCGCCGTGCTCTCGAACATCGAGTCCCAGCAGTACGGCTTCTCCGGCAGGCCCCGGGTCGTCGACGGCGCTTCCGGAGCGCCGCCGAGTCCCGGCGCGGACCAGCTCGCGCTGTGGGGCGGCGAAGACGAGGCCGTGATCGAGGCGCTGAAGACGGTCGACGTGGATCAGTTGACGCCGGTGGCCGCCCTGAACCTCCTCCAGACCCTGCAGAGCAGGCTTGGCGTAAAGCGCTAG
- a CDS encoding single-stranded DNA-binding protein, whose product MLNKVILIGNLGRDPEIRTTQSGQTVANFSVATTRRWRDRDGNRQEETEWHYIVCWGRQAEVAGQYLTRGRLVSVEGRLQTRSWDDQQSGQKRYRTEIICDNFQMLGGRADGGGQGYGSRNRPDAGQPAPQDQGFDAGEQDDDIPF is encoded by the coding sequence ATGCTGAACAAGGTGATCCTCATCGGGAACCTGGGACGAGACCCGGAGATCCGCACCACCCAGTCCGGCCAGACGGTCGCGAACTTCAGCGTCGCCACGACGCGGCGCTGGCGGGACCGCGACGGCAACCGCCAGGAAGAGACGGAGTGGCACTACATCGTCTGCTGGGGCCGTCAGGCGGAAGTTGCCGGGCAGTACCTCACCAGGGGCCGCCTGGTCTCGGTCGAGGGGCGGCTGCAGACCCGCTCCTGGGACGATCAGCAGAGCGGCCAGAAGCGTTATCGGACGGAGATCATCTGCGACAACTTCCAGATGCTTGGCGGTCGGGCCGACGGCGGCGGACAGGGCTACGGCTCGCGCAACCGGCCCGACGCCGGCCAGCCGGCGCCGCAGGACCAGGGCTTCGACGCCGGTGAACAGGACGACGACATCCCGTTCTAG
- the dtd gene encoding D-aminoacyl-tRNA deacylase — MRLVVQRVARAEVSVDGRTVGKIGPGMVVLAGVETGDGQDQVEAAAAKLVGLRFFDDEQARMNLDVRQSGGAVLLVSQFTLAASTRKGRRPSFDRAALPEVAEPLLETLRLRLEAAGVQVESGRFGERMRVDLVNDGPVTFVLDF, encoded by the coding sequence ATGCGGCTGGTCGTTCAGCGAGTGGCGCGAGCCGAGGTTTCGGTCGACGGCCGGACGGTGGGGAAGATCGGTCCGGGCATGGTGGTCCTTGCCGGCGTGGAAACCGGCGACGGACAGGATCAGGTGGAGGCGGCCGCTGCCAAACTGGTCGGACTCCGGTTCTTCGACGACGAGCAGGCGCGGATGAACCTCGACGTGCGCCAGTCAGGCGGAGCGGTGCTTCTCGTGTCGCAGTTCACACTGGCCGCCTCGACGCGCAAGGGGAGGCGGCCGTCGTTCGACCGGGCGGCGTTGCCGGAAGTGGCCGAGCCTCTGCTCGAGACGCTGCGCCTCCGGCTGGAGGCGGCCGGCGTGCAGGTGGAGAGCGGCCGTTTCGGAGAGCGAATGCGTGTGGACCTGGTCAACGATGGACCGGTCACCTTCGTCCTGGACTTCTAG
- a CDS encoding integration host factor subunit beta, translated as MIKADIVNRVAENSDLPRVKAARAVDTILGAMKDALGDGKRIELRGFGVFQVRDRKRGVGRNPKTGVEVTISPGKTVRFKLGKELKNL; from the coding sequence ATGATCAAGGCGGACATCGTGAACCGTGTCGCGGAGAATTCCGATCTTCCCCGGGTCAAGGCGGCCCGCGCCGTCGACACGATCCTCGGCGCGATGAAGGACGCACTCGGCGACGGCAAGCGGATCGAGTTGCGCGGTTTCGGCGTCTTCCAGGTGCGCGATCGCAAGCGCGGCGTGGGCCGCAATCCGAAGACCGGCGTCGAGGTAACGATCTCCCCCGGCAAGACGGTTCGCTTCAAGCTCGGCAAGGAACTGAAGAACCTCTAG
- a CDS encoding tetratricopeptide repeat protein: MHREETGFRSLPGRALGLVAPVAAIAVLCLGAQSTRAQEASATLSGSGPFLFTAARLLAAEPDREEEALDLFERAVAADPDAPFLRIGLAEFLAQKLRRFDEAAEHTRVAYRLAPDDVDVLRAHAGALVSLPRGNGGRYGEALDQALEALERLRRLAPSDIDGMMLLYRIRESLEEYDEAASVLEELVSYHNGHRQLQGMLVDAFRRAGEDDRAEAVRNEMLRLDGLSLEARMELAHRESQRGNHSEAIELLEGAVAEQPESIPVRGALAEEYFRRGVARGRTPQQRADDLAEALGRLRELPRAARANPRARLLEATILAESERTSEAIELLEDLRRESQDDPRIVRELVRLLMREGEWRRIRDIGQTMVDRADRSTVEGGQAGDLGLSLVVEALRQLGEIDRALEVLEAEEERAGESAELVLSQAELLAEAGRKRRAMATLRRGVVANERLLVAGDDGEPEFPALQKKARLYFNLGADKLALRVYEDLASNGDVRRLMLVAESCREQGRFGEAIPFLLRALARIDAGAATELDMDKDALRAALRFQLGEAYERSRRYDEAADQFRAVLTLQPENSHALNYLGYMWADNGENLEQALELIRRAVDLDPNNGAFVDSLGWALFRLGEFEQARRHLERANQLVPRDSTILEHLGDVYVALGEPQRAREAYEQALAINDEENVESLRRKLSELSRR, encoded by the coding sequence ATGCACCGTGAGGAAACAGGCTTCCGGTCCCTCCCGGGCCGCGCGTTGGGCCTCGTCGCGCCAGTAGCCGCGATCGCGGTGCTTTGCCTCGGAGCGCAGTCGACTCGGGCGCAGGAAGCCTCCGCCACGCTTTCCGGGAGCGGACCGTTCCTGTTCACCGCGGCGCGGCTGCTGGCTGCCGAACCGGACCGGGAGGAGGAGGCGCTCGATCTCTTCGAACGGGCGGTGGCCGCGGATCCGGACGCTCCCTTCCTCCGGATTGGCCTGGCGGAATTCCTGGCCCAGAAGCTGCGTCGTTTCGACGAGGCGGCCGAACACACGCGGGTCGCCTACCGTCTCGCGCCGGACGACGTGGATGTGCTACGCGCCCACGCTGGCGCTCTCGTCAGCCTGCCCAGAGGCAATGGCGGCCGGTACGGCGAGGCGCTCGATCAGGCGCTCGAGGCACTGGAGCGTCTCCGTCGCCTCGCCCCGAGCGACATCGACGGCATGATGCTCCTCTACCGGATTCGAGAGAGCCTGGAAGAATACGACGAGGCCGCTTCGGTACTCGAGGAACTCGTCAGCTACCACAACGGCCACCGGCAACTGCAGGGCATGCTGGTCGATGCGTTCCGGCGCGCGGGCGAGGACGACCGGGCCGAGGCGGTCCGGAACGAGATGCTTCGACTCGACGGTCTCTCCCTCGAAGCCAGAATGGAACTGGCTCATCGGGAGAGCCAGCGGGGCAACCACAGCGAAGCGATCGAACTGCTTGAGGGCGCCGTCGCCGAGCAGCCGGAGAGTATCCCGGTGCGTGGCGCCCTGGCCGAAGAGTACTTTCGCCGCGGGGTCGCCCGCGGACGGACCCCCCAGCAAAGGGCGGACGATCTCGCTGAGGCGCTTGGACGCCTGCGTGAGCTGCCTCGCGCGGCCCGGGCGAACCCTCGCGCTCGCCTCCTGGAGGCGACGATCCTGGCCGAATCGGAACGGACGTCGGAGGCGATCGAGCTGCTCGAAGACCTCAGACGGGAGTCGCAGGACGATCCGCGCATCGTGCGGGAACTCGTGCGCCTGCTGATGCGCGAAGGGGAGTGGCGCCGGATCAGGGACATCGGCCAGACGATGGTCGACCGGGCCGACCGGAGCACCGTCGAGGGCGGGCAGGCGGGAGATCTCGGTCTCAGTCTCGTGGTCGAGGCCTTGCGCCAGTTGGGAGAGATCGACCGCGCGCTGGAGGTCCTGGAAGCCGAGGAGGAGCGGGCCGGAGAGTCCGCGGAACTGGTTCTCAGTCAGGCCGAACTGCTGGCGGAAGCCGGCAGAAAGCGCAGGGCCATGGCCACGCTGCGCCGGGGCGTCGTGGCCAATGAGCGGCTTCTTGTGGCGGGCGACGACGGCGAGCCGGAGTTCCCGGCGCTTCAGAAGAAGGCGAGGCTCTACTTCAACCTGGGTGCGGACAAGCTCGCCCTGAGGGTCTACGAGGACCTGGCCTCGAACGGAGATGTCCGGCGTCTCATGCTCGTCGCCGAGTCCTGCCGCGAGCAGGGACGGTTCGGCGAAGCCATCCCCTTCCTCCTGCGGGCGCTGGCGCGAATCGACGCCGGCGCCGCGACGGAACTGGACATGGACAAGGACGCCCTCCGCGCGGCACTGCGGTTCCAGCTCGGGGAGGCCTACGAACGCAGCCGGCGCTACGACGAGGCGGCGGATCAGTTCCGGGCGGTCCTGACGCTCCAGCCCGAGAACAGTCACGCCTTGAACTACCTCGGCTACATGTGGGCGGACAACGGCGAGAACCTCGAGCAGGCGCTGGAGCTCATTCGACGCGCGGTCGATCTCGACCCGAACAACGGCGCCTTCGTCGACTCCCTGGGCTGGGCCCTGTTCCGTCTCGGCGAGTTCGAGCAGGCCCGGCGTCACCTGGAACGGGCGAACCAGCTCGTGCCCCGGGACTCAACGATCCTCGAGCATCTCGGGGACGTCTATGTCGCGCTGGGCGAACCGCAGCGGGCCCGGGAGGCCTACGAGCAGGCGTTGGCGATCAACGACGAGGAGAACGTCGAATCGCTGCGCCGCAAGCTGAGTGAACTCTCCCGGCGCTAA
- the ispE gene encoding 4-(cytidine 5'-diphospho)-2-C-methyl-D-erythritol kinase has translation MPAELSLACPAKVNLSLRVHGRRPDGFHEISTVLQTIDLCDRLVIHRADPASPLRIEVPGGGAPADDSNLVLKAARAFFGVLGEPAGGVRFRLEKRIPAGSGLGGGSSDAAAALLGLQSLWGEPLDARQLHGAGAAVGSDVPFFLEGGTAFATGRGERVESLDDMPSATVLVVVPAVEVSTAEVYGDWKGAMAAGSRGEEGLSTLLPPPSRRGDAAAWVLGNDLEPVVRRLHPEVDGLLLALGRAGSTGGGGGPQVSGSGGAVFAVGEAPGIQAALAGTGVRVFRTRTLPREVRGLFM, from the coding sequence ATGCCCGCCGAACTCAGCCTTGCATGCCCGGCCAAGGTGAACCTGAGTCTCCGCGTTCACGGCCGCCGGCCCGACGGTTTCCACGAGATCTCGACCGTCCTGCAGACCATCGACCTCTGCGACCGCCTGGTCATCCATCGCGCCGACCCGGCGAGTCCACTGCGGATCGAGGTCCCGGGCGGCGGCGCTCCGGCCGACGACTCGAACCTGGTGCTCAAGGCGGCGCGCGCCTTCTTCGGCGTCCTCGGCGAGCCAGCGGGCGGCGTCCGTTTCAGACTGGAGAAGCGAATTCCCGCGGGCAGCGGTCTGGGCGGGGGCAGCAGCGACGCGGCGGCGGCGCTGCTCGGCCTCCAGTCGCTCTGGGGAGAACCACTCGACGCCCGGCAGTTGCACGGGGCCGGAGCGGCGGTCGGCTCGGATGTCCCGTTCTTTCTGGAGGGGGGCACGGCGTTCGCGACCGGCCGTGGTGAGCGGGTCGAATCGCTGGACGACATGCCCTCAGCGACTGTGCTGGTCGTCGTGCCGGCGGTCGAGGTGTCGACCGCCGAGGTCTACGGCGATTGGAAGGGTGCGATGGCGGCAGGCAGCAGGGGAGAGGAGGGACTGTCCACCCTGTTGCCTCCTCCCTCACGCCGTGGCGACGCCGCCGCCTGGGTTCTCGGCAACGACCTGGAGCCGGTGGTTCGCCGGCTCCACCCCGAGGTGGACGGCCTCCTCCTGGCGCTCGGGCGGGCCGGGAGCACGGGCGGTGGCGGCGGTCCCCAGGTTTCGGGCAGCGGCGGCGCCGTGTTCGCGGTCGGCGAGGCGCCCGGCATCCAGGCCGCACTGGCCGGAACGGGCGTGCGTGTGTTCCGGACGCGAACGCTGCCTCGGGAAGTTCGCGGGCTCTTCATGTAG
- a CDS encoding ribose-phosphate pyrophosphokinase → MYTELKVFGGRAHPALTNEICNYLGMVPGQVTAYNFADGEIFCQIQENVRGADVFIVQPTCTPVNDNFVELLIMLDAVKRASAARVTAVLPYYGYARQDKKDKPRVPITAKLVADVMTAAGADRLLTMDVHAQQISGYFDIPVDHLFAAPVLLDAIRALGIEDLMIVAPDAGGVARARAIAKRLQTELAIIDKRRVAANQAEVMNVIGDVEGRDVLILDDIIDTAGTLINSVESLAAQGARRIFAAGIHGVLSASAIERIEKSSLEGVLVTNTTPLEEKLARSTRLRPHSVAALLGEAIRRIHDNSSVTSLFV, encoded by the coding sequence ATGTACACCGAACTCAAGGTCTTCGGCGGACGGGCGCATCCCGCGCTGACCAACGAGATCTGCAACTACCTCGGCATGGTGCCGGGTCAGGTCACGGCCTACAACTTCGCGGACGGCGAGATCTTCTGCCAGATCCAGGAGAACGTGCGCGGCGCCGACGTCTTCATCGTGCAGCCGACCTGTACGCCGGTCAACGACAATTTCGTCGAGCTGTTGATCATGCTCGATGCGGTGAAGCGGGCTTCGGCGGCGCGGGTGACGGCGGTGTTGCCCTACTACGGCTACGCCCGTCAGGACAAGAAGGACAAGCCCCGCGTGCCGATCACGGCCAAGCTCGTGGCTGACGTGATGACTGCCGCCGGGGCCGACCGCCTGCTGACGATGGACGTCCACGCGCAGCAGATCTCGGGCTACTTCGACATTCCGGTCGACCACCTGTTCGCGGCGCCCGTGCTCCTTGACGCCATCCGCGCGCTCGGCATCGAGGATCTGATGATCGTCGCCCCGGACGCCGGCGGGGTGGCCCGGGCGCGGGCGATCGCCAAGCGGCTGCAAACCGAACTCGCGATTATCGACAAGCGTCGGGTGGCCGCGAACCAGGCGGAGGTGATGAACGTGATCGGCGATGTCGAGGGGCGCGACGTGCTGATCCTCGACGACATCATCGATACCGCCGGCACGCTGATCAACTCCGTCGAATCCCTGGCGGCGCAGGGCGCCCGGAGAATCTTCGCCGCCGGCATCCACGGTGTACTCTCCGCCTCGGCCATCGAGAGGATCGAGAAGTCCAGCCTCGAGGGCGTCCTGGTGACGAACACCACACCGCTCGAAGAGAAGCTGGCCCGCAGCACGAGGCTGCGCCCCCATAGCGTCGCCGCCCTGCTCGGGGAAGCCATCCGAAGAATCCACGACAACAGCTCCGTGACATCGCTCTTCGTCTGA